From a region of the Nitrospira sp. genome:
- a CDS encoding efflux RND transporter periplasmic adaptor subunit, whose product MTHSQGLFSSEALRHLVAIVMMAIALAACQSKQEEAVKPAASPAKPSAQSGVIELQEGSSTLTELQTERVGVHSIRTSLKAQAGKILPNENRLAHLSARVPGRIVAVYANLGDRVKSGDRLLLLDSPAFGEAQLEYRKTRTAVRVTEKALERARALLDRGAIGAGEYQRREADSENAKADLYEAEEKLHLLGMTEREIERLGTEKLPHAEVAQVFLRAPFSGEVVERNATVGEVVDPNKMLFAVADLSTVWVRADFPEQQAGRLQTGLGVEVRVAAYPDAVFHGAISYVGAMVDPATRTVMARSDIPNPDRRLRPEMFADVTLLTPDQSVLALPHAAVQQVGSRTVVFVVQGPRRFELREVKVGESSQHHIEVKSGVTEGDEVVTQGSYALKSEALREQIQVGGPL is encoded by the coding sequence ATGACGCATAGTCAGGGGCTCTTCTCATCCGAGGCTCTGCGACACCTGGTCGCGATCGTGATGATGGCGATCGCGCTAGCGGCTTGTCAGTCCAAACAAGAGGAAGCCGTGAAGCCGGCTGCTTCACCGGCCAAGCCATCGGCTCAGTCCGGTGTGATCGAATTGCAGGAAGGGAGTTCGACGCTGACAGAGCTTCAGACGGAGCGAGTGGGAGTCCATTCCATCCGGACGTCCTTGAAGGCACAAGCGGGAAAGATTCTCCCCAACGAAAATCGGCTTGCCCATCTCAGTGCCCGTGTCCCAGGGCGGATCGTGGCCGTGTATGCCAACCTGGGCGATCGAGTGAAATCCGGCGACCGTCTGCTCCTGCTCGATAGCCCCGCGTTCGGAGAGGCGCAATTGGAATATCGTAAGACCAGAACGGCGGTGCGGGTGACGGAAAAGGCGCTCGAGCGCGCTCGTGCTCTCTTAGATCGAGGTGCCATCGGGGCCGGTGAGTATCAACGGCGCGAGGCCGACTCCGAAAACGCCAAAGCCGATCTCTACGAAGCCGAAGAGAAACTGCATCTTCTTGGCATGACGGAGCGGGAGATTGAGCGGCTGGGGACTGAGAAATTGCCGCATGCCGAGGTCGCGCAAGTATTTCTGCGAGCGCCGTTCTCCGGTGAAGTGGTCGAACGGAATGCGACGGTCGGAGAAGTTGTCGATCCCAATAAGATGCTGTTCGCCGTTGCGGACCTCTCGACCGTATGGGTCCGCGCGGATTTTCCGGAACAACAGGCCGGGCGATTGCAGACCGGACTTGGCGTGGAGGTGCGTGTGGCGGCCTATCCCGATGCCGTCTTTCACGGCGCCATTAGTTATGTGGGCGCCATGGTCGATCCGGCGACTCGCACGGTCATGGCGCGTTCGGATATTCCCAACCCGGACCGACGCCTGCGTCCGGAAATGTTCGCCGACGTGACGTTGCTCACGCCGGACCAATCGGTCTTGGCCCTGCCCCATGCGGCCGTCCAGCAGGTCGGCAGCCGGACGGTGGTGTTTGTCGTGCAAGGCCCCCGCCGGTTCGAATTGCGCGAAGTAAAGGTCGGAGAGTCTTCGCAACATCATATCGAAGTCAAGAGCGGTGTGACGGAAGGTGACGAGGTGGTGACTCAGGGAAGCTATGCCCTGAAGTCCGAGGCCCTCCGCGAGCAAATCCAGGTGGGAGGCCCGCTATGA